The stretch of DNA TTTGTGTTCTTACCTATAAATTCTCTGTTGATCATGATACAGGTTAAAGATCAAGGAGAAGGCTGTCCTTACTGATGTTTTCTCTAAATATGGAGCACAAGCTGCTTTTGCTTCAAAGGAAGGGAGTTAATCACTCCAGTCTTGATCAGTTTTTTAATAGACCTAGTCTTAATCATTTGGAATTTGATAAGATGAGACCATTACTAGTAATATAGATATAAATTGCAAAAGCATCAAGAAACTATGGTCTCCATGAATCTATTGTTGTTTGCCTACCGACAACTCTGCCGATTTAAGTATCCTTAAGagtaaaattttgtgaatttccAATTTCTGGGTTCTTTTGATCCAACCTGAATccgaaactttttatttttattctttgaatAAGCTAAAATTCTCAAAGAAATCATTTTCAACTTTAGGTGAACCTTTTCTGCTAGAACTTCACAGTATTTTATGGATTATGGTCAAGATTTTACCCTCCAAATGAAGTTCTGTCCGCACCTCGAGTTGTTTTAGCAGATAAGATGTGTTTTAGcagataagattagatgagattaaaagtaaaagttaaaagttaaataaaatattattataaaatatttttttaatattatttttattttaaaatttgtaaaagttaaattgtttattttattttgtgttaaaatttaaaaaagttgtaatgattagataaaatgagatgagatgaattgtaaaaacaaatgaggcggTTTGTTGAACTTAATTGTAGAATATTATGActtaaggcttcgtttgtaacctcaactcatctcaatttattattataattttttcaaattctatcacaaaatataataaacaattcaactttttcaaatcttaaaataataataatattaaaaaataatattttaataatattttattatctcaatttaattcaattcaacttaattcagTTCAGCATTTAAACACAATCTTACTGTGGTTTCAAgtttattaaaacaaattaatattacgAAAGAAATATTCTACGATCCAacgtgccaataaaaaaaaacgttaaaagagagagaagtatTCTTAGGAAAGAATGGGTGGTGGTTCGTGGGCTAATTCTACATTCTTCACGAAGTGTCTGAAACGAAGCAGCTATTTCTCCTCTATGGCCACTTTTGAGCCATCTGATGGGTCCTGATTTTCGGTTCCCGCGAGACTTGCATGTCAAGAAACGCACCATCGAGGTTAAAAACAGCAAAATCCAATTCCTCCGCCATTTTTGTCGATTTGTCAGAGAGCCTAAAAGCCAAAATTTAACCCAAAACTAAAAGGCAAGAACAATATGATGAATATCAAGGCATTGTTGACGAGAGGTGTTCGAAACTTAACCGCTGTAACGAAGACttcttcgtcttcgtcttcttcttctcgttCCTTTTATTGCTCTCTTTCTTCAACCTCCTGTTCAAACGCATCCCGGCCTTCTTCCGGCGTCGTTTCAGACGCGTCTACTGCTGCTGCTGACGTTGACGATGTCgttcaagaagaagaagatcaggATCTGGTGTACTCCGACACCGTTGCTCACGTTGCTTCTTCGATCCTCAAGCCCGCCATTCCCACTCTCCTCCAGCCACGGGTAGTCGTTTACGACGGCGTCTGCCACCTTTGCCACCGAGGTTGCATCCTAATCTTTTTCCAAATACTTCTTTTTGTCCTCCTAGGGTTTCTTTTTCACCCATTTCATatcaaccttttttttatttttataaattttataattattggatGATGCTTTTTAGTTGTAGTTGTTCCGATGGAAATTGGAATTTGGAAGGGGAAGAAGACATCACGACTTGGCTCTGTTTTGGTGGCAATAGAATTTATAAGCTTTATGTAATTGAAGAACAATTCCATCAAATTGAGGTAGCACAATTTTGTCACAAATATCACATCCGGGTCAATTTGACAACAAGTGGAGCTGATAGTAGTGTGCTACTTTCTTTTAATGCTTCAAGCACCATAACAATGGAAAAATCAAAGTGATTTTCCCCTTactatttctttctttgtagTAGTTACTTTCTTCAAGACCCCGTCTCCCTTTTCCAGCCCCAAGAACAGTCACAtcctactctctctctttcttaataacgtattttgaattttgatgataCTTTCTCGTTTGGTTTTGCGTATTGCATTAAATTCTGGGAGTGTATCTTTGGTTTATGATGTAGcgatttaaaattagatattctGTGTGTACAGGGGTGAAATGGGTGATTGAAGCGGACAAGTACAGGAAGATCAAGTTCTGTTGCCTTCAATCGAAGGCTGCCGAGCCATACTTGAGTCTGTGCGGCGTTGACAGAGAGGATGTTCTCCGTCGCTTTTTGTTCATCGAAGGCCCGGGCTTATATCACCAAGCATCAACTGGTTAGAACCCTCATCCGCTTGTGTTAGTTACTCAAAAATCTGATTCTTTGGAGGAGAAACTCTGCATCTAAAAGTGTTATTTGGGTAAGCTTGGTTTGTTTTTTATGGATTGTGTTTCTAATGAAATTGTCAAAAATCACCTGGGAAGAGAAGAATTAGAGGTTCTCTTTGACcgctttttgtttttggggtcTCCTGGCTAAATCATAATTGGTAAAAGGGGGGATGAAGTTTTTATGATGTTGCTGGAGAATGCTTACCGTATATCAGAATGGATTCTTTACTCTTCTGTGCATGGGTTTGTTCAAGAGAAGTTCTCTTGTTTAAAATTGTGGAAGTCTTTTGGTTACAGCCTAGGCCTCCCCTTCTTATTGTTCCACTCGTTTACAGTGAGGATGATAGAGAACAACTAAATGTGGCCTAAGGTCAACATTTTGAAGTATTAGCATTCTTTATGAATGTGCCCAAGTTCTGGACTTAGAATTAATCTGATTTATATTGACTACTGCTGATTACCCTTGGATCcaaatctatttaattaatgGCTGTGATGGGCATTGGATATGGCTTTTCTATTATGTAAGCTGTGATACCCCAACCCCATATTGAGCAAGTATAGGTGGTGAATGATATCTCATATTACTTAGGAGAGAGAAGTTATTACTCTTTTAAGGGTTCCAATTGTAGCATTGACTTGTCATTTTGGAGTTGGCCTAGATGTGGCTTAGGCCTTCTTTGGAGCTTTACAAACGGTATCAAAAGCAATCCCACCTACCAAATGGAGACATAGGAACAAAAGACCAGGCCTCTCGTGCCTATCCATTAGTAAGCAGGTTCCATTGAAGCCCTCATGAATACTAGCCTGGTCGCTAAGCCCGATCAGAAGACGTGGGACTTGAACCATGTCACCTATGATAGTTGCCGGGAACTTAAGGAGGGAAAATTGTGATACCCTATAATGAGTGAGTGTAGGTGGTTGATGGATCCCCACATTATTTGGGAGAGAGAAGTTCTTGCCCTTTAcactttataatgatttcaagggGTACAAATTGTACCATTATCTAGTCATTTTGGAGAATTAGTCTGATATAGCTTGAGCCTTTATTGGGATGCTACAAATGGAAGGTGAGTGAATATAGGTGGTGCATAagatcccatattgcttgggagAGAAGTGTTTGCTCTCTATAATAATTCCAAGGTGTTCCAATTGTACCATCGACTAGCTCTTTAAGTATGGCCCAAATGTGCCTTGGGACTCCTTTGGGATGTTTCAAATTGTATTAGAGCCCATTTCAAttagaaatgtgagacttgagctgTGCCACCTATGATGGAATAACTCGACGAGGGTGTCGGGAATTTAGGgaggggagattgtgatactccGTAGTGAGTGAGTGAGTATAGGTGATGAATGGGATTTCACATTGCTTAAAAGAGAGAAgttcttgttttttataataatttcaaggGGCTCCAATTGTTTCATTGACTTGTTCTTTTGAAGTATGGGCTTAGATGTGGCGCAGGCATCCCTTGGGGTATTACATAAGCTGGTCTAAAGACCTTCCAAAAAATTGATTCAGATTAACTCGCAAGGACGTGTTATTTTATCATCTGCACTTTGTCTATTAGACAGTTTCTTCTAGTTAGCTTATGGATAATTCTTGTCATCTCGGGTCTGGTTATATGTACATCTATGGTGTTCTGTTTTGAAGCTTTGCATTAAACCCAGATTACTAACTCTTCATTCTGGTGTAATCTTTGAACAAAAGATGAGCGGGCAAAGGTAGTGTCATTGGACCTGAACGTTCAGTTGAAACGGTTATATTCCTGGGGATTCATCACTGTTTGATCCcgcaaaattttttcttatcactCTTAACTGATCCCATATTTTTACATTGTAGCAGGAATGCTGTGCCGTATAAGTTCCAAATGAACTTAATCTGTCAGAAAATTTCATGTATCTTAATGACTTGAGAtaatttagggctcgtttgttttcagagatgagatgagatgagatgagttgagattaaagttaaaaagttgaataaaatatttttagaatatattttttaatattatttttattttgggatttgaaaaagttgaattgtttattttattttgtatgggaatttggaaaagttgtaatgatgaagtgagatgagatgaaatgtttcctgaaaacaaacgaggccttagtggTTTTAGTGCATCATATCACAAACTCAGAACTTCACTTAAACTTACGGATGGAATTAGTCATGTTTAGTCTTTGTTTCCTACTTGTCAAAGAAGTAGTTTTATACTCTACTATGTAGTTGTGACAGTGATTATGAAATCTAATTTTTGGAGTAATGTAATTGTGCAGCTGCCTTGAGAGTAATGTCATACTTGCCATTGCCATACTCTGCTTTAAGCACGCTAATGGTAGTACCAACTCCACTTAGGGATGCCGTCTACGATTATGTAGCCAAGCGAAGATATGACTGGTTTGGGAAGAGTGAGGACTGCTTAGTTTTGCGAGAGCAAGAGCTGCTTGAACGTTTCATTGATAGGGAAGAAATGATGGATCACAGTCGGTCAGATTTGTAATAATTAGCTTCCGAAATTGCTATACGTACCCACTTTTTTGCTTGTAGACGATGTCTTGGCTCATATTCTTAAGGAGACGGAGAAATCTGAAGTTGTACATGCGGGGTGTTGTGGAGCAGAGCCgtttgttttgagttttattaCTGGGATTATAGATGATTAGATACTGCTCAACGCGATTCAAGTTCAATACTTTTGACGTTCTATCAAACGTTACTGTATTAAATAGGGTTGGTAATATGTGACATTACTTGTGGTGCGTACAAGCACTGCTTGTCTAGTTAGGATTTGACGGAACTTGAAGTGTcggaacatgcaacacaatATCACATATTTTTGTTCATGACAGTTATGGATGCAGTGCACCTATATGCATTTGACAATAGGCTGTATTTgcaacaagttttttttaacaatacacAAGTACCAGAATGCtatattccaaaacataatcatgatttcataaatattcatatatccAAAACTATACAATaagtttgaatcaaaacatgtACTAGAGATTGCACTCAATAAGTGTAGACATCAACTAGAATTATTGAGCTAAATTACTAAGCCGCTCATGTAGCTCCGTTATGATCTCCAAAATAATGTCTAGAAAATGGAGGATCGACTCCATTGCTCCTTGTGCATCCTTTGTAGTCTATTTGACCTCGTTCAATTGTTCAAGTGTTGATCCTCTATCTTTTGACATATCGCCTACTATTATGAAGAGAATGGTAATTGAAACTACTACAATGATGTTATAAATCTCAAACAAGTAAGGTTCTTAAACTACCAATGGTATGAATGGGCACGCATGACAATAAACGACTTGTATGCTTATGACATAGACTTAAACATGCAGGACATGACTTGAAAGTAACATGACTTGACATAGAAATAACATGACTTAACTTGAACGTggcatgacttgacatgaataTGAGACCTTGTTAATATTGCATGTTTGTTTACGTAAACTGTGTATGCTTCACTACTCTCCAAGGGCTATATGCTCCTGTCGATACTATATCACATCACAATCATCTATGTATGAGTACGTGTTAAAGGTTTTATATAAACACTCAGGCATACGAACTAACCCCAACAAGAGTATTTAGTGTGGGATACTTAGGTAGTACAAATTAACCATTACAAGAGTATTCCTTCCCACTCGTTTGAATTAATCATTACCATGGGTTAAGTGCTTGTAAAAAAAGTTTGGCACCATTGGCTTTGGGTACCTTGACTTCATTTTGGAAATCAGTTTTATGTCTCATTTAAAACTTGTTGACTATACTTTGTCAATCTAGGTGAggtgttaaaaaaaacaaaaaattgattgaatctGACCAAAGTGGTGGATTCGGTTTGGTTTTTAAGCAATCTGGTGTGGTACTAGTTTTTAAGAACCAAAACCGGTCCTAAACCAGAGCGATaccagttttcatattttgaaaacggTTTAAATCGAACTGGAccggtttatatatttataattttttaaattatgtataatttttttatattatattatatatattatattatatatattatatactaaattattaattaatataatatgaaattctaattttatcatttaagtctattaatcttataacataaaattaatataacatatgatataatataaaattaatcatgatataacatataaattttaattttataatataaaattaatataatataaaatcttaatcttaaatataaacattaatattaaattattaatatatatatatcaatgataaataaatttttagcataataaattatactatatgtattctttttgtaaatatatttttacacatttaatcatattatatactcatataaagagtctagaacttatatagactatagttaaatttaatattatactaatatgtgtaattattataaaataatatagttatactatagtataaataaactaataatttagtatatataaacattatattattgctaatatatataatttgtaaaacGGAAAAAATGGGATCAAACTGAAACTGGACAAATCGAAAGTTTCGGTTTCAATAGTGAATCGGTCCGATGTCGGttcttaaaatttcaaaattgtgTATACCGATTCGgttctaaaatttataaaatggaCCAAACCAAACTAGTTACATACTTAAATTCAGGGGATTCCACATCTAATTTAAACCTCCAACATAAAGAAGAGAGTTCTACTAGAATAATCATTCATCCTAGCATTGGAGTCGTGATAAAACATAACAATTCATGCATGactaagaaatatttttgtgacaTGCTTGTATTCTTATGATGTGGCATTCATGGCATgtaacataaaatcatgtaacagatgacatgTAACTTAACAAGGTGACATAGCATTCATGGAATGTAATAGATATAGATATGTAACAGATGACATGGGATTCATGTAATAGATGATATGAGATTCGTGTAACAATAAACATGCAATGTATGACATGGCATTcttgtaacagataaacatataATAGATGACATGTCAATCGTGTCACTATAAATGTGTAATCGACATGGCATTTGTGTAGCACATAAACATATAACAGATGACATTGCATACGTGGAATAGATAAACATATAATAGAGGACATGGCATTCATGTAATAGATGAACATATAACAGATGATTTATGATATGACATGGTATATTATAACAGTTACAATAAGCATAAGTGGCATGAATATAAATCATAGTAGCCTTACcactatatatagttaaaaatattgagagtaatttacaatctaacttacaaataaacatataattaataacaTCATGATCATGACATGTGATAGATATTCCTGCTTGATATACATAACAACCTGGCATGGTATAACATAAttcaatttacaaacttaaaGGAAACATGAACATAACTTGCATGGATCTTACCATCATACATACATAAGCATACTAtaagtaagttagaggctaattTATTGTTATGTCGCGTAACGTAAAGCAAAGTGTAAATGAGTGTGAACTGAAGTTAGAATGTctcattaatttttaatagtctAGTAAATAACCTGATTCAGAGAGAGAACACTTGAAAACATAAAACTTACTAACTTATGGCTAAAATTGCAAAATTACCCCTCTACATGtaggaaattataattttgcccctaaaataatgattttgcatatgaactccaaaacttaccaaaatttatattcattgtgtaaattttatcttaaatccaaatatcgaagaaaaatttaaaacaaatcacaaccATGCCAAACATCACTTGGTCGATTCACCCTTAAGCCAAAAACATCACTTTTGTTGCTACTTGACCTTCCAGCATACTAGCATGCTTAAATCGATTTTATCAACTCTCGTAAATCATATcttatgttttaaaatcatgcaaaaaatcaaaatacacatttcataaaaacttaaacttatcATAACTAGGAAAATGCCAAAACATCAAAACTAAGTCAAAATGAACCAACTATGGATATTCTTGGTCTAACACTTTCAAATCAACTtcaaggactccaaaagtccataaaCACTCTCCTAACATGTACATCATCCAAACCTAAGTGATAGTATGCTTGATTAAataaccaaaaatcacaaaatacaacCTATACAattgatttgcataaaaatataaaaccatgTATAACATGCTTTAGACTTAGAATAAAGTGACTAGATCCTTGATTTTTATACAGTAAATCTTCAAATAACAAAACCATATACCTCATATTCAAGTTATAACATGATCGAATTATTAAATCTAGCATGTCATGGCAAATATTTCATCCAAACCAATCTTCATATCTGAGAGCCTCTAGATTGAGTTTAAACCAGACTCTTACATGTTTAACAACATTATAGCAAATATCTAAACCgatattatcaaaaaatattcttGACACATAAATAAAATCCTTAAGAACCACATATATGAAAATCAAAGCCCTAAGATCAAGTTTCTAAAACCAAAATCACAACCTAagccaaaacagaaactgttttgaGCTATATGGTTTCTATCACTTTGAAATCATAAAATCTCTTTCAAACATtactaacatgctttgaatccaATTCTATCTTGCATATAAACATGCTAAAATTTAACCATAGCAAGATATACCCATCATTTCACGAAAAAGTTtacaaaactttcaaaattcCACACAAACATCAAAACTGTCAACACCTAGACCTTCCCATCATCAAACCAAACTTTCACCCATCAAAACTCCATGAAAAGTTCACAACACACACCCAAATAAACTAGactcaatataaaaaaaatatataagaggACTGAGCCATAGGAAATACTCACAAAGGGCCTAGAATGCAAGAACCGAACTGTCCAGAAAAACTGCCTCTCAACTCTCCCTCGGTTTGCTCTAGGAAAACAAGTGAAAAGTGGTTTAAGTGTGAAATGAAATTGTGAGGGGCATGGGGTGTATAGTAGGGGCTGAATTAGTGGTTAAGTTATGACACTTCAATGGGAGAGGTTTCAAGTAGAGGAAAAAGTGTTGAAGTGAGGGCTGGAAAATTGGCTACAACCGAATGGGTGGGGCTAGTTTGTAGGCTTTTTTACTTGCCATCAAGCCGCTATTTGTGGTTGATCCTAAGGTGGCATGACACCCTAAGTATGGTATTGTAAGAGGGAAGAAATTCTTCCAGAAAGCTTGGCCTAAGTTGGGTTTTCCAATGAACTAAAAAGGGACTAACCGAAATGCACTTAGTTTGGGGTCTAGTAAGGGTTTTGGTCAATGCTCAGTTCAAATCAAACTTTTCttgattaaacaaaattaacaaGATATAAGGGAGTGGTTACGGGTGTATGAGTTTATAATTGAGTGGTTAATTGTGTGAGGAGGTGATTTAACCAAGTGATAAAACACAATCAAAACTAAGTGGTATAAGATTTGGAAACCAAGTTTAGGGTTTCAACCATCACAcagggtttagggttttggtggGATTCCATTGGTTTGAGGTTTCATTAGGGTTGAAATCCTTTTTTAGTTGACCAAATAATATTTGGTTGGGTGGAATAGTGTTTAGTGTAAGAGGCAAGATGGCATGGCTTGAATCACACTCAATTTCATCACATTTGTCCTAGAGGCATGATGGCACGTCTTGAATCACACTCAATTTCATCACATTTGTCCTCCACTTGACGTGTGTCCTAAGATTTCCAAATGGATAGCTAGGATTGTGCCACATGTCTAACTAAAATGTAATCCTAATGATTCTAAGTAGATTTGGACATCTTACATAGCAATTTGACAATTGTTTAAACTAATTGTCATGTGGCGCTCCCTTGAAGGGTTACCATTCACCCTAAAAACTTGAAGttttttattgcaccataaaattttaaatattcttatgaGTCGAATAGTACAattcgttttaaaaaaattatactcctaAGTGCCTTCATTAAATCAAACCAAATTCCGTCTTCATAGTAGAGCGGGATTCGATATCGTTACGGACAAAAACCTCATTGATTGCTCGATTCATCATGAATTTGTTTCGGGTCGTTACACGACCTGTAAACTCAACACGAATATAACAAGAAATTAGTGGATTtggatttgatataaatgagaTTAGTTCAAAACAGGTTGATTTATtaagacacgattaataaaTAGATCGATAATGGGTCAACCCGCAATAAcccgtttaaattttatttcaaaattacaattttattttttttgggctgtaatattaatatttctcaatatgattatgtttttattattaagattgtaattttggacttatgctcatatttattactattggatttgtaatatttgttttattatatgttaaaatccaaaaaatattgatattttttgtcagtaggtagtctatttttttttagatatattgtggctactaataaatatagattttagtttttatgtgaaattatcttaattaagCCAAATAGATAATGTGGATTAGTTTaacccatttatataaaatggatTGAAATGAATCATATCATGTTgacaaatttttaattaattattaaaaaggtaaaaaagGTGACAACATAACTTTTAATTTAAATGGATTgtgttaagatttaaaaatctAACCTGTTTAGTTTAACGGGTCGGATCGGATTCACCCAGTCAAATGCCTACGACTGCACCAGATTGGTTTTGGACCGTgtatgagaatttttatttgaattttctaaattctcCTCACTAATCAAAACAGATCATCCACTCCGTATTCCAGTCATCAAATATGTTCTAATATACTTTTTGAGACccaaacaatcaaaataatGAAATCGCGATAACATATTAAGAATCATACTTATGTTGTCAGAGAGGTGATCATATTATATTAGAACAGTCAAATTTGCTTGGTCCCCATTGTTGCGTACGAGAAAATCCCTCCCTTGAAGGAGACTAGGAGAGAAGCGAAATCAGATCATGAGAATCGCAGTCAACTTCAACGTTAGACATGCCTTTCATCTCTCAATCTGAGTATTTGCTCTACTTTTCTGCTAGTTCGAACTTTGTTTTGAGGACCATACTACTGGAAACAGACGGAGTGTGGCTAGGGATTCGATTTTGAGAAACTGATTTCGCaagggagagaggagaaaatGGGAGAAGTCGACCAGAAATCAGCTGGAATGTGGTCCAAGATGGAACAGGTACCTACCCGTGCCAATTACTGTTCTGGCACGGATAATTCCGGCCAGAACGGAACGATTTTTGAAACTTTGGTTAAATCACTGGTAGTTTATATCGAAGTTAGCAATGAAGTTTTCTAACTCACCACTCCAAACTTTTTGTCTCGTGGAgaatttgtataaattcaagTTGTAAcctaaactatcaaaattattaatttgtattttaaattattccaGTTTTTCAATTTGCACACCAAACTATCAAATGGCATTActcttttcttctaatatacaaGACTTGGTGGATATTATAAATTACAAAGAAAGCCTGCCCAAAAACTCtttttccctctccctctttctctctctaacaaAAAAGTGAGAGTTTTCCTTGTCTAATAGTGCAAACCAAGTTCGGTAGACCCTCCTATATACAGCATGCT from Juglans microcarpa x Juglans regia isolate MS1-56 chromosome 3S, Jm3101_v1.0, whole genome shotgun sequence encodes:
- the LOC121258129 gene encoding uncharacterized protein YuxK, which gives rise to MMNIKALLTRGVRNLTAVTKTSSSSSSSSRSFYCSLSSTSCSNASRPSSGVVSDASTAAADVDDVVQEEEDQDLVYSDTVAHVASSILKPAIPTLLQPRVVVYDGVCHLCHRGVKWVIEADKYRKIKFCCLQSKAAEPYLSLCGVDREDVLRRFLFIEGPGLYHQASTAALRVMSYLPLPYSALSTLMVVPTPLRDAVYDYVAKRRYDWFGKSEDCLVLREQELLERFIDREEMMDHSRSDL